In Procambarus clarkii isolate CNS0578487 chromosome 5, FALCON_Pclarkii_2.0, whole genome shotgun sequence, the following are encoded in one genomic region:
- the LOC138351354 gene encoding antifreeze protein Maxi-like, with protein MGLAFNFQRLKTRVCIITGAAKAAAAEAVAVTAEVVAAEAVAAKAVAAEAGAAGAVAAEAVAAEAVAGEAVAAEAVAAEAVALEAVAAEAVALETVALEAVAAEAVAAEAVAAKAVAAEAEAAEAVATEAEAAEVVTAAAVAVERRVASTPS; from the exons ATGGGTTTGGCGTTTAACTTTCAACGACTCAAGACGCGAGTGTGCATAATAA CTGGAGCTGCAAAAGCTGCGGCTGCAGAAGCTGTAGCTGTGACAGCGGAAGTTGTAGCTGCGGAAGCTGTAGCTGCCAAAGCTGTGGCTGCAGAAGCTGGAGCTGCGGGAGCTGTGGCTGCCGAAGCTGTGGCTGCCGAAGCTGTAGCTGGCGAAGCTGTGGCTGCAGAAGCTGTAGCTGCAGAAGCTGTGGCTCTAGAAGCTGTGGCTGCAGAAGCTGTGGCTCTAGAAACTGTGGCTCTAGAAGCTGTGGCTGCAGAAGCTGTAGCTGCGGAAGCTGTAGCTGCGAAAGCTGTGGCTGCAGAAGCTGAGGCTGCGGAAGCTGTAGCTACAGAAGCTGAGGCTGCAGAAGTTGTGACAGCTGCAGCTGTGGCTGTTGAGAGGCgggttgcctccacacccagctga